In a genomic window of Zingiber officinale cultivar Zhangliang chromosome 9B, Zo_v1.1, whole genome shotgun sequence:
- the LOC122022417 gene encoding rust resistance kinase Lr10-like isoform X1 yields the protein MKRSTTEFFSTSLLLLFFLTNGVLGGSQNKSWNSSCGVLVDIHYPFRLQSDPEWCGKPEFELICESGKDAVLHKLSSTDKYLVTEISYNQSRFRLVYAGYATGSNKCVLPSAPFPLNTLFRSKIMFLRALIEFRYNNPTYADWLTLSQIENPNGRWASFMSCKQEIHSDLYKPIHCLTGENSSTTYAIVDDDAYAIGNLNNSCRFVNLFPVDLDSYYSLDMDVFELLAKGVWIGWDFTPFNVFEYCWKDFWSDAYYYYSSDLTWRIFVTLFGELEFLSCVYSADSARNHNHVIFGFTMVLVIALDLALCLLVCRFVMPPLSIYAFLAYNYWKTIRKPIDSVEKFLQIQQTLTPTRYAYSDIIAMTSHFREKLGQGGFGSVYRGYILGKFPVAVKMLVGSSKFHGEDFISEVSTIGRIHHINVVRLVGFCSEGSKRALIYEYMPNGSLDKYIFSANRGNTFTVEKLHEVALGIARGINYLHQGCDMQILHFDIKPHSILLDRNFIPKISDFGLAKLYPKDKNVISISVTRGTIGYIAPELISRNFGIISDKSDVYSFGMLLMEMAGGRHNVDARAENTSQVYYPSWVYDKLVQLHVSESSHDIEEIVISEMERKLSMVGLWCIQIKSSSRPSMSSVIEMLEGDVNDIQMPPKPFFSSVEPSLRELEFSSTISSSGEEELHDQQHTLRPNHSGLASSSIQLSVILEHS from the exons ATGAAAAGATCTACAACAGAATTCTTCTccacttctcttctcctcttatTCTTTCTTACAAATGGAGTGCTCGGAGGATCTCAAAATAAAAGCTGGAATTCCTCTTGCGGTGTCCTTGTCGATATCCACTACCCGTTCCGCCTACAAAGCGACCCAGAGTGGTGCGGTAAGCCAGAGTTTGAGCTCATCTGTGAATCAGGAAAAGATGCAGTCTTGCATAAGTTGTCATCCACAGACAAGTACTTGGTCACCGAAATATCATATAATCAATCGCGCTTCAGGCTCGTCTATGCCGGTTATGCCACAGGTTCTAATAAATGCGTTCTTCCCAGTGCACCCTTCCCCCTAAATACACTTTTCCGCAGCAAAATAATGTTCCTTCGGGCCTTAATTGAATTTCGTTACAATAATCCTACATATGCAGACTGGCTTACACTTAGTCAGATTGAAAATCCTAATGGAAGATGGGCTAGTTTTATGAGCTGCAAACAGGAAATTCATAGCGATCTTTACAAGCCCATCCATTGTCTTACTGGGGAGAATAGCTCGACAACATATGCCATCGTTGACGACGATGCATATGCAATAGGCAACCTCAACAACTCATGTAGATTCGTAAACTTATTTCCAGTTGACCTAGATTCCTATTACAGTCTTGACATGGATGTATTTGAACTCCTGGCAAAAGGAGTCTGGATTGGATGGGATTTCACACCCTTTAACGTTTTCGAGTACTGTTGGAAAGACTTTTG GTCAGAtgcatattattattattccagCGACTTGACATGGCGGATATTCGTTACCCTCTTTGGCgaattggaatttttaagttGCGTCTACTCGGCGGACAGTGCGCGCAACCATAATCACGTTATCTTCGGTTTTACAATGGTCTTAGTCATTGCACTAGATTTAGCTCTTTGTCTGCTAG TTTGCAGATTTGTGATGCCACCTCTATCAATTTATGCATTCCTCGCATACAATTATTGGAAGACAATTAGAAAACCCATCGACTCAGTTGAAAAGTTTCTGCAAATCCAGCAAACTCTAACTCCCACACGCTACGCCTACAGCGACATCATAGCTATGACGAGCCACTTCAGAGAAAAACTAGGCCAAGGCGGCTTTGGTTCAGTGTACAGAGGATACATTCTTGGTAAATTCCCTGTTGCCGTCAAGATGCTTGTCGGCAGCTCCAAGTTCCACGGCGAAGACTTCATCAGCGAGGTCTCCACGATCGGCAGGATCCACCACATCAACGTGGTGCGTTTGGTTGGGTTTTGCTCCGAGGGATCAAAGAGAGCACTCATCTACGAGTACATGCCCAATGGCTCGCTCGACAAGTACATCTTCTCTGCCAACAGGGGAAACACGTTCACTGTCGAGAAGCTCCATGAGGTGGCCCTGGGGATTGCTAGAGGCATCAACTACCTCCATCAGGGCTGCGACATGCAAATTTTGCACTTCGACATCAAGCCCCACAGCATCCTCCTCGATCGCAACTTCATTCCCAAGATTTCAGACTTTGGGCTTGCAAAATTGTACCCAAAGGACAAGAACGTAATATCCATAAGCGTTACCAGAGGCACGATAGGATACATAGCACCCGAGCTGATATCGAGAAATTTTGGGATCATATCAGACAAGTCGGATGTCTACAGCTTCGGAATGCTGCTAATGGAGATGGCCGGCGGGAGACATAATGTAGATGCGAGAGCTGAGAACACCAGTCAGGTTTATTATCCTTCTTGGGTCTACGACAAACTTGTTCAGCTGCATGTAAGTGAGAGCAGTCATGATATTGAAGAGATTGTAATCAGTGAAATGGAGAGAAAGTTGTCCATGGTGGGACTTTGGTGCATCCAAATAAAGTCAAGTAGCCGGCCATCCATGAGCAGTGTAATAGAGATGCTTGAAGGAGACGTGAATGATATACAGATGCCACCCAAGCCTTTCTTTTCCTCAGTAGAGCCAAGTCTGAGAGAATTAGAATTCTCCTCCACAATTTCATcttctggagaagaagaactaCATGATCAGCAGCATACTTTACGTCCCAACCATTCCGGATTGGCTTCATCTTCTATACAACTATCTGTCATCTTAGAGCATTCTTAA
- the LOC122022417 gene encoding rust resistance kinase Lr10-like isoform X2, with the protein MKRSTTEFFSTSLLLLFFLTNGVLGGSQNKSWNSSCGVLVDIHYPFRLQSDPEWCGKPEFELICESGKDAVLHKLSSTDKYLVTEISYNQSRFRLVYAGYATDWLTLSQIENPNGRWASFMSCKQEIHSDLYKPIHCLTGENSSTTYAIVDDDAYAIGNLNNSCRFVNLFPVDLDSYYSLDMDVFELLAKGVWIGWDFTPFNVFEYCWKDFWSDAYYYYSSDLTWRIFVTLFGELEFLSCVYSADSARNHNHVIFGFTMVLVIALDLALCLLVCRFVMPPLSIYAFLAYNYWKTIRKPIDSVEKFLQIQQTLTPTRYAYSDIIAMTSHFREKLGQGGFGSVYRGYILGKFPVAVKMLVGSSKFHGEDFISEVSTIGRIHHINVVRLVGFCSEGSKRALIYEYMPNGSLDKYIFSANRGNTFTVEKLHEVALGIARGINYLHQGCDMQILHFDIKPHSILLDRNFIPKISDFGLAKLYPKDKNVISISVTRGTIGYIAPELISRNFGIISDKSDVYSFGMLLMEMAGGRHNVDARAENTSQVYYPSWVYDKLVQLHVSESSHDIEEIVISEMERKLSMVGLWCIQIKSSSRPSMSSVIEMLEGDVNDIQMPPKPFFSSVEPSLRELEFSSTISSSGEEELHDQQHTLRPNHSGLASSSIQLSVILEHS; encoded by the exons ATGAAAAGATCTACAACAGAATTCTTCTccacttctcttctcctcttatTCTTTCTTACAAATGGAGTGCTCGGAGGATCTCAAAATAAAAGCTGGAATTCCTCTTGCGGTGTCCTTGTCGATATCCACTACCCGTTCCGCCTACAAAGCGACCCAGAGTGGTGCGGTAAGCCAGAGTTTGAGCTCATCTGTGAATCAGGAAAAGATGCAGTCTTGCATAAGTTGTCATCCACAGACAAGTACTTGGTCACCGAAATATCATATAATCAATCGCGCTTCAGGCTCGTCTATGCCGGTTATGCCACAG ACTGGCTTACACTTAGTCAGATTGAAAATCCTAATGGAAGATGGGCTAGTTTTATGAGCTGCAAACAGGAAATTCATAGCGATCTTTACAAGCCCATCCATTGTCTTACTGGGGAGAATAGCTCGACAACATATGCCATCGTTGACGACGATGCATATGCAATAGGCAACCTCAACAACTCATGTAGATTCGTAAACTTATTTCCAGTTGACCTAGATTCCTATTACAGTCTTGACATGGATGTATTTGAACTCCTGGCAAAAGGAGTCTGGATTGGATGGGATTTCACACCCTTTAACGTTTTCGAGTACTGTTGGAAAGACTTTTG GTCAGAtgcatattattattattccagCGACTTGACATGGCGGATATTCGTTACCCTCTTTGGCgaattggaatttttaagttGCGTCTACTCGGCGGACAGTGCGCGCAACCATAATCACGTTATCTTCGGTTTTACAATGGTCTTAGTCATTGCACTAGATTTAGCTCTTTGTCTGCTAG TTTGCAGATTTGTGATGCCACCTCTATCAATTTATGCATTCCTCGCATACAATTATTGGAAGACAATTAGAAAACCCATCGACTCAGTTGAAAAGTTTCTGCAAATCCAGCAAACTCTAACTCCCACACGCTACGCCTACAGCGACATCATAGCTATGACGAGCCACTTCAGAGAAAAACTAGGCCAAGGCGGCTTTGGTTCAGTGTACAGAGGATACATTCTTGGTAAATTCCCTGTTGCCGTCAAGATGCTTGTCGGCAGCTCCAAGTTCCACGGCGAAGACTTCATCAGCGAGGTCTCCACGATCGGCAGGATCCACCACATCAACGTGGTGCGTTTGGTTGGGTTTTGCTCCGAGGGATCAAAGAGAGCACTCATCTACGAGTACATGCCCAATGGCTCGCTCGACAAGTACATCTTCTCTGCCAACAGGGGAAACACGTTCACTGTCGAGAAGCTCCATGAGGTGGCCCTGGGGATTGCTAGAGGCATCAACTACCTCCATCAGGGCTGCGACATGCAAATTTTGCACTTCGACATCAAGCCCCACAGCATCCTCCTCGATCGCAACTTCATTCCCAAGATTTCAGACTTTGGGCTTGCAAAATTGTACCCAAAGGACAAGAACGTAATATCCATAAGCGTTACCAGAGGCACGATAGGATACATAGCACCCGAGCTGATATCGAGAAATTTTGGGATCATATCAGACAAGTCGGATGTCTACAGCTTCGGAATGCTGCTAATGGAGATGGCCGGCGGGAGACATAATGTAGATGCGAGAGCTGAGAACACCAGTCAGGTTTATTATCCTTCTTGGGTCTACGACAAACTTGTTCAGCTGCATGTAAGTGAGAGCAGTCATGATATTGAAGAGATTGTAATCAGTGAAATGGAGAGAAAGTTGTCCATGGTGGGACTTTGGTGCATCCAAATAAAGTCAAGTAGCCGGCCATCCATGAGCAGTGTAATAGAGATGCTTGAAGGAGACGTGAATGATATACAGATGCCACCCAAGCCTTTCTTTTCCTCAGTAGAGCCAAGTCTGAGAGAATTAGAATTCTCCTCCACAATTTCATcttctggagaagaagaactaCATGATCAGCAGCATACTTTACGTCCCAACCATTCCGGATTGGCTTCATCTTCTATACAACTATCTGTCATCTTAGAGCATTCTTAA